One region of Citrus sinensis cultivar Valencia sweet orange chromosome 6, DVS_A1.0, whole genome shotgun sequence genomic DNA includes:
- the LOC107177409 gene encoding uncharacterized protein LOC107177409 — MVVNSSDEDMNLGNMQFRNYLEKHEYKLDANGVHRMGDVFRDVDYFRKVLHEVMVRKWFNINIKYSEPKRYYATCKEPDCPWFVNGARLNDRNGFWLRGYHKKHECRLTKKSVKVTSTWISEMIKGHVAIDANVKISLLRTYIQEKFRLKIEKLTMYRAREKARVLVYGDHSKGYEKLFQYAVAIHQADPAAICKVLCDAVSYPKKCLFKRFFVAFPAQKNAFLNGCRPFIGIDGCHLKGKYGGVLLAAIATDANKGIVPLAVFVCEIENIETWT, encoded by the coding sequence ATGGTTGTTAATTCTTCAGATGAGGACATGAATTTAGGCAATATGCAGTTTAgaaattatttagaaaagcATGAGTATAAGTTAGATGCTAATGGAGTACATAGGATGGGTGATGTGTTCAGGGATGTGGATTATTTCAGAAAAGTGCTGCATGAGGTGATGGTTAGGAAATGGTTCAATATTAACATCAAATACAGTGAACCGAAGAGATATTATGCAACTTGTAAAGAGCCTGATTGTCCATGGTTTGTTAATGGTGCGAGATTGAATGACCGAAATGGATTTTGGTTGCGAGGATACCATAAAAAGCATGAGTGCAGGCTTACTAAGAAATCTGTGAAGGTGACTTCTACATGGATTTCTGAAATGATAAAAGGACATGTTGCTATTGATGCTAATGTCAAGATATCTCTTCTTAGGACTTATATCCAGGAAAAATTTAGATTGAAGATTGAGAAGCTAACAATGTATAGGGCTAGAGAAAAAGCAAGGGTTTTGGTGTACGGTGATCATTCTAAGGGCTATGAGAAGCTATTTCAGTATGCTGTAGCCATTCATCAGGCTGATCCAGCAGCCATTTGCAAGGTGTTATGCGATGCAGTGAGTTATCCCAAgaaatgtttatttaaaagattCTTTGTCGCATTTCCTGCACAAAAGAATGCTTTCCTCAATGGTTGCCGACCCTTCATTGGAATTGATGGCTGCCACCTGAAGGGGAAATATGGAGGAGTGTTATTGGCTGCTATTGCTACAGATGCTAACAAAGGGATTGTCCCATTGGCTGTATTTGTGTgcgaaattgaaaatattgaaacaTGGACCTAG